In Candidatus Kaistella beijingensis, a genomic segment contains:
- a CDS encoding anhydro-N-acetylmuramic acid kinase yields the protein MTFRALGLMSGTSLDGLDICCASFEKTEIGKWSFEIENAETIPYSEDWEFKLRNSIQLHSEELLALNSDYGFYLGEKTKNFIEKYSVKNIDLIASHGHTVFHQPQKKFTLQIGDGRAIKILNKIPVVYDFRSQDVLMGGNGAPLVPIGDELLFSEFDACLNIGGFCNISFKKDGKRIAFDICPVNIVLNKFAQSLGKNYDENGDFARNGKVNFEALTLLNSLNFYQENPPKSLGIEWVNENILPILTDEDSENVLATFTEHAAFQIAEVFNKNQLSKVLFTGGGTYNSYLIERIKSKTQTEIFIPESKIIDFKEALIFAFMGVLRVNNEINVLSSATGSSLDHSSGIIV from the coding sequence ATGACTTTTCGTGCTTTAGGATTAATGTCGGGAACAAGTCTCGACGGATTGGATATTTGTTGCGCTTCTTTTGAAAAAACCGAAATTGGAAAATGGAGTTTTGAGATTGAAAATGCGGAAACCATTCCTTATTCCGAAGATTGGGAATTTAAATTGAGAAATTCGATTCAGCTCCATTCAGAAGAACTTTTGGCTTTGAATTCGGACTACGGTTTTTATTTGGGTGAAAAAACAAAAAATTTTATTGAAAAGTATTCTGTAAAAAATATCGATTTAATCGCTTCTCACGGTCATACCGTTTTTCATCAACCACAGAAAAAATTCACTTTGCAAATTGGCGACGGTCGCGCTATAAAAATCCTCAATAAAATTCCTGTCGTTTATGATTTCCGAAGTCAGGATGTTTTGATGGGTGGAAATGGTGCACCTTTAGTTCCAATCGGTGATGAATTATTATTTTCTGAATTTGATGCGTGTTTGAACATTGGCGGATTCTGCAATATCTCCTTTAAAAAAGATGGAAAAAGAATAGCTTTCGATATTTGTCCGGTCAATATTGTCTTGAATAAATTTGCACAAAGTTTAGGTAAAAACTACGATGAAAATGGTGATTTTGCACGAAACGGAAAAGTGAACTTTGAAGCTTTAACACTACTAAATTCATTAAATTTCTATCAGGAAAATCCACCAAAATCTTTAGGAATTGAATGGGTTAATGAAAATATTTTGCCTATATTAACTGATGAAGATTCGGAAAACGTTTTGGCGACTTTCACAGAACACGCCGCTTTTCAAATTGCGGAGGTTTTCAATAAAAACCAATTAAGCAAAGTTCTATTCACCGGCGGCGGAACTTATAATTCGTATTTAATAGAAAGGATAAAATCCAAAACACAAACCGAAATCTTTATTCCGGAAAGCAAAATTATTGATTTTAAAGAAGCCTTAATTTTCGCTTTCATGGGCGTTTTAAGGGTGAATAATGAAATTAATGTGCTTTCATCGGCAACAGGAAGTTCTCTCGACCATTCATCGGGAATTATTGTTTAA
- the lptC gene encoding LPS export ABC transporter periplasmic protein LptC: MKFFRKIFYKNIAAVFGCAIFFVLNSCDEDLTKIDKNNNTNFPSQIINNANIVQRDSGVVKLRATAPLIEKYEFIDSPYIVAKKGINILFYDKKKPKVPGKINAKYAKFNEKKKFYEANGNVKIITSENQMFAMQSVYWDQIKRTIYTSDTVYVTDKDGSTLVGANGMKAKDDFSEYTFFNNSGNINAKKIPEKGR, encoded by the coding sequence ATGAAGTTCTTCCGCAAAATATTCTATAAAAATATAGCCGCCGTTTTCGGTTGTGCTATATTTTTTGTTCTGAATTCCTGCGACGAAGATCTTACTAAAATAGATAAAAACAACAACACCAATTTTCCTTCGCAGATTATCAATAATGCCAATATTGTTCAGCGTGATTCAGGAGTGGTAAAACTCCGTGCAACTGCACCGCTTATTGAAAAATATGAATTTATTGATTCACCTTATATTGTGGCAAAAAAAGGAATAAATATTTTGTTCTACGACAAAAAAAAGCCAAAAGTTCCCGGAAAAATCAATGCGAAATATGCCAAGTTTAATGAGAAAAAGAAGTTTTACGAGGCAAATGGAAATGTAAAGATCATCACGTCAGAAAATCAAATGTTCGCGATGCAGTCGGTTTATTGGGATCAGATTAAAAGAACAATTTACACTTCAGATACCGTTTATGTAACCGATAAAGACGGCTCCACTTTGGTCGGCGCAAATGGAATGAAGGCAAAAGACGATTTCTCGGAATATACCTTCTTCAATAATTCTGGCAATATTAATGCCAAGAAGATTCCGGAGAAAGGAAGATAA
- a CDS encoding DNA polymerase III subunit produces MNWEQIAGQDNLKKLLKDSIQDNRVSHAQLFVGKDGYGTLPIALAFAKEVFKKENEHSSSKVETLNHLDLHFSFPVFKEKTSGLSSNFYENFREMILENPYANSEDWSKILESENKQLTIYADEVDELNKKFSLKSFEGGSKILIVWQADKMNVSAANKFLKFLEEPPKGTLIILTAENTDNILPTIFSRTQLVEIPRVADEDVEAYLSENYQISEEKIKEVVFQSQGNLNVARKLVLEENSDSEFEELFVTWVREAFQVKKKPEFLKNIVFWGRNIAGWNREKQKSFLNYCGEMFRLALLQNYGNENLVYKKIDSGGFKWDSFSKFIHGANIEAIIDEISDADYHLERNANAKIVWTDLGIKLSRYIHKSA; encoded by the coding sequence ATGAATTGGGAACAAATCGCAGGACAGGATAATCTGAAAAAGCTTCTGAAAGATAGCATTCAGGACAATCGTGTAAGTCACGCTCAACTATTTGTGGGGAAAGATGGTTACGGAACTTTGCCGATTGCTTTGGCTTTTGCTAAAGAGGTTTTCAAAAAAGAAAACGAACACTCTTCCTCAAAAGTAGAAACACTGAATCATTTGGATTTGCACTTCAGCTTCCCCGTATTTAAAGAGAAAACAAGCGGACTTTCCTCTAATTTCTACGAAAATTTCAGGGAAATGATTCTTGAAAATCCCTACGCAAATAGCGAAGATTGGAGCAAAATTCTTGAATCGGAAAACAAACAGTTGACGATTTACGCCGATGAAGTGGATGAACTTAACAAAAAATTCTCCTTGAAAAGTTTTGAAGGCGGAAGTAAAATCCTCATCGTTTGGCAAGCCGACAAAATGAATGTTTCTGCAGCAAACAAATTCCTGAAATTCCTCGAAGAACCGCCAAAAGGAACCTTAATTATCCTCACCGCAGAAAATACCGACAATATTTTGCCTACGATTTTTTCGCGAACCCAACTGGTCGAAATTCCGAGAGTTGCGGATGAAGATGTTGAAGCTTATTTAAGTGAAAATTATCAGATTTCGGAAGAAAAAATCAAAGAAGTCGTCTTTCAATCCCAAGGAAATTTAAACGTTGCCAGAAAACTTGTACTGGAGGAAAACTCCGATTCCGAATTTGAGGAACTTTTTGTAACTTGGGTTCGTGAAGCATTCCAGGTAAAAAAGAAACCCGAATTTTTAAAGAATATCGTTTTTTGGGGAAGAAATATTGCAGGTTGGAACCGTGAAAAACAAAAGAGTTTCCTCAATTATTGCGGCGAAATGTTCCGTCTTGCATTGTTACAGAATTATGGAAACGAAAATTTGGTGTACAAAAAAATCGATTCGGGCGGATTCAAGTGGGACAGCTTTTCAAAATTCATCCACGGTGCAAACATTGAAGCAATTATCGATGAAATTTCCGACGCCGATTATCATCTGGAAAGAAACGCCAACGCAAAAATTGTGTGGACGGATTTGGGGATTAAGCTCTCTCGATACATCCACAAATCGGCATAA
- a CDS encoding copper-transporting P-type ATPase, which produces MEHKHHPIPPKDRVSPSSVYYCPMECEGERVYFQQGKRCPVCNMYLVPIEEKEEFRNKPQQFSKTNLPENFKEKIGEYFCPMFCEGDKTYNSDIGCPVCHMHLEEITDDLIQNSKKHDRGNAHNHTHHPVPSNGNSENHAGKYYCPMFCEGDKVYDSNVGCPVCGMDLVKYPEKPKPTQYTCPMHPEIVKNEPGDCPICGMDLVPIPSKNSDNEDDTFNILKKKFLIALAFTIPVFVLSMGGMWIDFPFSNQVQGILELVLSIPVIFYAGWFLMKRGWVSFKTWNLNMFSLIALGSAAAFIFSLVALFIPNILPHEMAHGGKIPLYFESVCVILTLVIMGQMLEARAHQKTGKAIEELMNLSPDVANLIVEGNEKKIPLSEVKIGDYLKVKPGEKIPVDGKITEGNSTVDESMITGEPIPVEKKIDDKVTSGTINGNGVFVMKAEKVGDETLLSQIIKMVNEASRSRAPIQTLVDKISKIFVPVVIGISILTFILWMIFGGENKLIYAFVNAVAVLIVACPCALGLATPMSLMVGIGKGAKNGILIKNAEALEEMHKVNVLITDKTGTLTEGKPSLISIEIFENSSKNEILKLAASLNQNSEHPLSKAVLDSFAVAQENFKMLRETQHDKRIASKESLEKVEDFRNISGKGVKGNIDGQEVLLGNEALLNQFNIQVPEDLKQKVVENQDQARTISYLTKDRKVLGFLSFSDKIKESSKKAIVYLQNQNIEVVMMTGDNKHTAKAVAAELGIKKYFANCLPEDKMHEIKKLQNEGKIVAMTGDGINDAPALAQSNVGIAMGTGTDAAIESAGITLLKGDILGVAKAKILSEKLLRNIKENLFFAFIYNTLGIPVAAGLLYPFFGILLSPMIAAAAMSFSSVSVILNSLRLNNAHLEVK; this is translated from the coding sequence ATGGAGCACAAACATCATCCTATTCCGCCAAAAGACCGCGTTTCGCCAAGTTCCGTCTATTATTGTCCCATGGAATGCGAAGGTGAAAGAGTATATTTTCAGCAGGGAAAAAGATGTCCTGTTTGCAACATGTACCTCGTTCCAATCGAAGAAAAAGAGGAATTTAGAAATAAACCGCAACAATTTTCAAAAACCAATTTACCTGAAAATTTCAAAGAAAAAATTGGCGAATATTTTTGTCCGATGTTCTGCGAAGGCGATAAAACCTACAATTCCGACATTGGTTGCCCGGTTTGTCACATGCATTTGGAAGAAATTACCGACGATTTAATTCAAAATTCAAAAAAACACGACCGCGGAAATGCCCATAATCATACGCATCACCCAGTTCCATCCAATGGAAATAGTGAAAATCATGCCGGCAAATACTATTGTCCTATGTTTTGTGAAGGCGATAAAGTGTATGATTCCAATGTAGGTTGCCCGGTTTGCGGAATGGATTTGGTGAAATATCCAGAAAAACCAAAACCCACTCAATACACTTGTCCAATGCACCCCGAAATTGTAAAAAATGAACCGGGAGACTGCCCAATCTGCGGAATGGATTTGGTTCCTATACCTTCAAAAAACAGTGATAATGAAGATGATACCTTTAATATCTTAAAGAAAAAATTCCTGATTGCTTTGGCTTTCACGATTCCAGTTTTCGTCCTTTCGATGGGCGGAATGTGGATTGATTTTCCTTTTTCCAATCAAGTTCAGGGAATTTTGGAATTGGTTTTATCCATTCCCGTGATTTTTTATGCAGGATGGTTTTTAATGAAACGTGGGTGGGTTTCCTTTAAAACCTGGAATTTAAACATGTTTTCACTTATTGCTTTAGGATCAGCTGCGGCATTTATTTTCAGTTTGGTTGCCTTATTTATTCCCAATATATTACCTCACGAAATGGCTCACGGTGGAAAAATTCCGCTCTATTTTGAATCGGTTTGCGTGATTTTGACTTTGGTCATTATGGGACAAATGTTGGAAGCCAGAGCTCACCAAAAAACCGGAAAAGCCATTGAAGAATTGATGAATCTTTCACCCGATGTTGCGAATTTAATTGTTGAAGGAAACGAGAAAAAAATTCCACTTTCGGAAGTTAAGATTGGTGATTATTTAAAAGTAAAACCGGGCGAAAAAATTCCTGTGGACGGAAAAATTACGGAAGGTAATTCAACCGTAGATGAGAGCATGATTACGGGAGAACCTATTCCTGTCGAGAAAAAAATCGATGATAAAGTCACATCCGGAACGATTAACGGAAATGGAGTTTTCGTGATGAAAGCCGAAAAAGTAGGTGATGAAACCTTACTTTCACAAATCATTAAAATGGTGAATGAAGCAAGTCGAAGTCGCGCTCCAATTCAAACTTTGGTGGATAAAATTTCGAAAATTTTTGTGCCGGTGGTAATTGGGATTTCAATATTGACTTTCATCTTATGGATGATTTTCGGTGGAGAAAATAAACTCATTTATGCTTTTGTGAATGCTGTTGCCGTTTTGATTGTGGCTTGTCCATGCGCTTTAGGATTAGCTACACCAATGAGTTTAATGGTCGGAATTGGAAAAGGAGCAAAGAATGGAATTTTAATTAAAAACGCCGAAGCTTTGGAGGAAATGCACAAGGTAAATGTGCTGATTACCGATAAAACAGGTACTTTAACAGAAGGAAAACCGAGTTTGATATCCATAGAAATTTTCGAAAATTCGAGTAAAAACGAGATTTTGAAATTGGCGGCTTCTTTAAACCAAAATTCGGAACATCCTTTGTCGAAAGCGGTTTTGGATTCTTTCGCCGTTGCTCAAGAAAATTTTAAGATGCTTCGGGAAACTCAGCATGACAAAAGAATCGCATCGAAAGAAAGTTTAGAGAAAGTCGAAGACTTCAGAAATATTTCCGGAAAAGGAGTGAAAGGAAATATTGATGGACAAGAAGTTTTGCTCGGAAATGAAGCACTTTTAAATCAATTCAACATTCAAGTTCCTGAAGATTTAAAACAGAAAGTTGTTGAAAACCAGGACCAAGCAAGAACGATTTCGTATTTGACTAAAGATAGAAAAGTTTTAGGATTTTTGAGTTTTTCAGATAAAATTAAAGAGAGTTCTAAAAAGGCGATTGTATATCTTCAAAATCAAAATATCGAGGTTGTGATGATGACGGGAGATAATAAACATACCGCAAAAGCTGTTGCAGCCGAACTCGGCATCAAAAAATATTTCGCAAACTGTCTTCCTGAAGATAAAATGCACGAAATCAAAAAACTTCAAAACGAAGGAAAAATCGTGGCGATGACCGGCGACGGAATTAACGATGCTCCTGCTTTGGCGCAATCCAACGTAGGAATTGCGATGGGGACAGGAACCGATGCAGCCATTGAAAGCGCAGGAATTACCTTGTTAAAAGGCGATATTTTGGGCGTTGCAAAAGCCAAAATTTTAAGCGAAAAATTATTGAGAAATATCAAGGAAAATCTTTTCTTCGCCTTTATTTACAACACCTTAGGAATTCCTGTTGCGGCAGGTTTGCTCTACCCTTTCTTCGGGATTTTGCTTTCACCGATGATTGCGGCGGCGGCGATGAGTTTCAGTTCGGTTTCGGTGATTTTGAATTCGTTGAGGTTGAATAATGCTCATTTGGAGGTAAAATAA
- a CDS encoding acyl-CoA thioesterase has product MNYHTRKWIKPEDLNPNHTLFGGRLLQWIDEEAALYAIVQLETPRCVTKYISEINFVSSAKQGDIIEIGIEAIDFGNTSITLTCEVRNMMTRQTIITIDKIIFVGVDENGKPTRHGKTKIEFISDRLKSKE; this is encoded by the coding sequence ATGAATTACCATACCCGAAAATGGATCAAGCCCGAAGATTTAAATCCAAACCACACTTTATTTGGTGGAAGATTATTGCAGTGGATTGACGAAGAAGCCGCACTTTACGCGATTGTACAATTGGAAACTCCACGTTGCGTTACCAAATATATTTCGGAAATTAATTTCGTCAGTTCCGCAAAACAAGGCGACATTATTGAAATCGGGATTGAGGCAATTGATTTTGGAAATACTTCCATCACTTTAACTTGCGAAGTTAGAAACATGATGACGCGGCAAACCATCATCACCATCGATAAAATAATTTTCGTAGGCGTTGATGAAAACGGAAAACCAACAAGGCACGGCAAAACAAAAATTGAATTTATAAGTGACCGCCTAAAATCAAAAGAATAA
- the yaaA gene encoding peroxide stress protein YaaA, whose product MKIITSPAKLMNIENKTDMLKSTTPKFIDEAAFIQSYLKEKSPKYLSDLMEISQKLADENWERNQNWKAKPSAKESAPAMFAFTGEVYRGLDAKTLDKKAVDYLQKNYRMLSGLYGLLKPSDKIMLYRLEMGRSFEFEHYKNLYEFWREKVTQQLNSELKSKDLILNLASSEYIKVLDKKKLNAPVIDFDFYEMKDGKLKTIVVYTKHARGLVVRFCAENQAKTLNDVKAFNLEGYRIDEELSSKTKLVFTR is encoded by the coding sequence ATGAAGATAATCACCTCACCCGCAAAATTGATGAATATTGAAAACAAAACGGACATGTTGAAATCAACAACTCCGAAATTCATTGACGAAGCGGCATTTATTCAATCGTATTTAAAGGAAAAATCTCCCAAATATTTGTCGGATTTAATGGAAATCTCCCAAAAACTTGCCGACGAAAATTGGGAACGAAACCAAAACTGGAAAGCAAAACCTTCCGCGAAAGAATCTGCACCTGCAATGTTTGCTTTCACAGGCGAAGTTTACCGAGGTTTGGACGCAAAAACTTTAGACAAAAAAGCGGTGGATTATCTTCAAAAAAATTACAGAATGCTTTCCGGATTGTACGGACTTTTGAAACCTTCCGACAAAATCATGCTTTACCGATTGGAAATGGGCAGAAGTTTTGAATTTGAGCACTACAAAAATCTCTATGAATTTTGGCGTGAAAAAGTCACCCAGCAACTTAATTCCGAACTGAAAAGCAAAGATTTAATTTTAAATTTAGCAAGTTCAGAATACATCAAAGTTTTAGATAAAAAGAAACTTAACGCTCCAGTTATCGATTTTGATTTTTATGAAATGAAAGACGGAAAACTAAAAACCATCGTAGTTTACACAAAACATGCACGAGGTTTAGTCGTAAGATTTTGCGCTGAAAATCAAGCAAAAACCTTAAATGACGTGAAAGCGTTTAACTTGGAAGGATACCGAATCGACGAAGAACTTTCTTCCAAAACTAAACTTGTTTTCACAAGATAG
- a CDS encoding L-threonylcarbamoyladenylate synthase, producing MAKILKIYPENPQESAIDEVVKTLKNGGLIIYPSDTVYALGCNIFDIRAMEKLAQIKKTKLDKAQFSIICNDLSHLSEFTKPIDSAIFRFLKNRVPGPFTFILEANKNLPLAYKGKKTVGIRVPDHPIPKLIVEKLGHPIASTSIKDDDEVIEYSTDPELIAEKYDHLVDIVIDSGYGDNVASTIVDLTSGEPEVLRQGKGEM from the coding sequence ATGGCTAAAATCCTTAAAATATATCCCGAAAATCCACAGGAAAGTGCGATTGACGAAGTGGTGAAGACTTTAAAAAACGGCGGACTGATTATTTATCCCTCCGACACGGTTTATGCGTTGGGTTGCAATATTTTCGACATTCGAGCGATGGAAAAATTGGCGCAGATTAAAAAAACAAAACTTGACAAAGCGCAGTTTTCCATTATCTGTAACGATTTGAGCCACCTGTCAGAATTTACAAAACCCATCGATTCTGCAATTTTTCGTTTCTTGAAAAACAGAGTTCCCGGACCTTTCACCTTTATTTTGGAAGCCAACAAAAATCTTCCGCTCGCCTACAAAGGCAAGAAAACCGTCGGAATAAGAGTTCCCGACCATCCGATTCCCAAATTGATTGTAGAAAAATTGGGACATCCGATTGCGTCGACTTCCATTAAAGACGACGACGAGGTCATCGAATACTCCACCGATCCCGAACTGATTGCAGAAAAATACGACCATTTGGTGGATATCGTCATAGACTCCGGATATGGCGACAACGTGGCGTCAACAATTGTGGATTTAACGAGCGGTGAACCGGAAGTTCTGCGACAAGGAAAAGGGGAAATGTAA
- a CDS encoding class I SAM-dependent methyltransferase has product MTDLPGKAIHDYYFNKSKIKLYVKDIFGPKVEMPLSLYFRGFSEMPDLEKKALQLGRGKILDIGAGSGSHVLELQKNNDEVYALEISPAACEVMKDRGVENVICKDIFKYKGEKFDTLLLLMNGIGLSSTLEGFKKFLKKAEDLLDPNGQLIFDSCDISYMYEMAEKPDYYYGQVKCRYEYDQLLTDWFEWLYLDKKTMTQIATECGWNAEVVFEDENDQYLAVLSKRN; this is encoded by the coding sequence ATGACAGATCTTCCCGGAAAAGCCATTCACGATTATTATTTTAACAAGAGTAAGATAAAATTGTACGTCAAAGATATTTTCGGGCCGAAAGTAGAAATGCCTTTGTCCCTATATTTTCGTGGATTTTCTGAAATGCCCGATTTAGAAAAGAAGGCGTTACAACTTGGTCGAGGAAAAATATTGGATATCGGTGCAGGTTCCGGTTCCCATGTTTTGGAGCTTCAAAAAAATAATGATGAAGTTTATGCGCTTGAAATTTCTCCTGCAGCTTGTGAAGTGATGAAAGATAGAGGAGTGGAGAACGTGATTTGTAAAGATATTTTCAAATATAAAGGTGAAAAATTCGACACGCTTTTGCTTCTGATGAATGGAATTGGACTTTCTTCTACATTAGAAGGTTTTAAAAAGTTTTTGAAAAAAGCTGAAGATTTACTCGATCCAAATGGACAGTTAATTTTCGATTCGTGCGATATTTCCTATATGTATGAAATGGCGGAAAAGCCTGATTACTATTACGGTCAAGTAAAATGCCGCTACGAATATGACCAACTTTTGACCGATTGGTTTGAGTGGCTTTATCTCGACAAAAAAACCATGACCCAAATCGCGACTGAATGCGGTTGGAATGCGGAAGTCGTTTTTGAAGATGAAAACGATCAGTATTTGGCGGTTCTCAGCAAAAGGAACTAA
- a CDS encoding glycoside hydrolase family 10 protein translates to MKISTLKYTLPILTGLFIASCSTQKTSTPPKKPTTVTTKPVTKPVTSNQQPAAIQLPEVNREFRAAWIATVANINWPSKNNLSTEQQKQEAIKILDLLKDANFNAVVFQARPSADALYKSDLEPWSYFLTGQIGKSPSPFYDPLEFWISEAHKRGMELHVWLNPYRAHHTTGGAVTSESMASKMSNETYRLRNGMYWMDPSDEKVQNHASSVIKDLVKRYDIDAIHIDDYFYPYKEYNGGRDFPDDKTWTVYKNSGGTLSRADWRRGNVNKFIKRIHDEIKAEKSYVKFGISPFGIWKPGFPADVTGTSQYDELYADAKLWLNEGWCDYFSPQLYWKEGGPQSYSSLLNWWKSETPKNVHLWPGLNTVGVKNVADKVEEISNQIKITRSILGNNSGVIHYSIDGISKNYVMQTALQNLYKEKALVPASPWIKSEPVLKPEITAKKSGNNAEIHWLSRNPQQAKHFILFAKYGNKWETEILNSDEHSKFLPLLKSGVHLTDLALKAVDRLGNESDYVAVEIH, encoded by the coding sequence ATGAAAATATCAACTCTAAAATACACCCTCCCAATATTAACAGGTCTCTTCATCGCATCCTGTTCCACCCAAAAAACCTCAACCCCACCCAAAAAACCAACAACTGTCACCACAAAACCGGTCACAAAGCCAGTAACCAGCAATCAGCAACCAGCAGCTATACAATTACCCGAAGTCAACCGCGAATTTCGTGCAGCGTGGATTGCAACCGTGGCAAACATCAATTGGCCTTCAAAAAATAATCTTTCTACTGAACAACAAAAACAGGAAGCCATCAAAATTTTGGATTTGCTGAAAGACGCCAATTTCAATGCGGTGGTTTTTCAGGCGCGACCTTCTGCAGATGCGCTTTACAAAAGTGATTTGGAACCTTGGTCTTATTTCTTGACGGGACAAATAGGGAAATCGCCGTCGCCGTTTTATGATCCTTTGGAATTTTGGATTTCCGAGGCACACAAACGTGGGATGGAACTTCACGTGTGGCTCAATCCTTACCGAGCGCATCACACAACTGGCGGAGCCGTGACTTCCGAAAGTATGGCCTCTAAAATGTCCAATGAAACTTATCGCTTGAGAAACGGAATGTATTGGATGGATCCTTCGGATGAGAAAGTGCAAAACCACGCTTCATCGGTCATCAAAGACTTGGTGAAACGTTATGATATTGATGCCATCCACATAGACGATTATTTTTATCCTTACAAAGAATACAACGGCGGAAGAGATTTTCCTGACGATAAAACTTGGACTGTTTACAAAAATTCGGGCGGAACTTTGTCGCGTGCAGATTGGCGACGCGGAAATGTGAACAAATTTATCAAAAGAATTCACGATGAAATAAAAGCCGAAAAATCGTACGTCAAATTTGGAATTTCCCCATTCGGAATTTGGAAGCCGGGATTTCCTGCAGATGTGACGGGAACTTCGCAATATGATGAACTTTACGCCGATGCAAAATTATGGCTGAACGAAGGTTGGTGCGATTATTTTTCGCCGCAACTCTATTGGAAAGAAGGCGGTCCGCAAAGTTATTCCTCACTTTTAAATTGGTGGAAATCAGAAACACCGAAGAACGTCCATCTTTGGCCGGGATTGAACACGGTGGGAGTAAAAAATGTTGCTGACAAAGTGGAGGAAATTTCAAATCAAATAAAAATCACGAGAAGTATTTTAGGAAATAATTCCGGTGTCATTCATTACAGCATTGATGGAATTTCTAAAAACTATGTGATGCAAACGGCTCTTCAGAACTTGTATAAAGAAAAAGCTCTGGTTCCGGCAAGTCCGTGGATTAAATCGGAACCTGTTTTAAAACCTGAAATTACCGCCAAAAAATCAGGTAATAATGCAGAAATTCATTGGCTTTCACGAAATCCGCAACAGGCAAAACATTTTATTCTCTTCGCTAAATACGGCAACAAATGGGAAACCGAAATTTTGAACAGCGACGAACACAGCAAATTTCTTCCTTTATTAAAATCGGGAGTTCATTTAACGGATTTGGCGTTGAAAGCGGTGGATCGTTTAGGAAATGAAAGCGATTATGTGGCGGTGGAAATTCATTAA